ATTATCTTTGAAATATTGACATATTTGCACCAGCACCAGCTTGTTTGAGGAGACTCTGGGTTTGTTGTCAAACCTCTCCATCAGAACTTCCTTCACCCCTTCTTCCTTTCCTCTTTGGTATACCACTTGTAGGTGATGGAGACCCAAACCTGAGCTTGCACACTTAATGGCCAATGAGGCTGACATGTACTTATCTCTGACTAATGGCTGCAGAGTATTAaccaaaagtttcttttcttttaagagcTTCTGACAGGATGCCACCCATGAAACTTTGAAGCTGTGCTTTTGTAGCAGTTTGACATTTCGAAATTTGTTCACCAGCTGGCAGAGTGTTAGCACATCTGCACGAGCATTGTGAGCTTCATAGAATTTACAGAGAAGATCTTGTACAAGG
The sequence above is a segment of the Porites lutea chromosome 3, jaPorLute2.1, whole genome shotgun sequence genome. Coding sequences within it:
- the LOC140931691 gene encoding uncharacterized protein — protein: MSLSLLTSGNDAEILQITATDGKDEFSIYVKPCYNINRSICLAHNCKSFDAKFLVQAAEKNGFMDDLAKTVSGFTDSLPAFRELLPERKSHSQENLVQDLLCKFYEAHNARADVLTLCQLVNKFRNVKLLQKHSFKVSWVASCQKLLKEKKLLVNTLQPLVRDKYMSASLAIKCASSGLGLHHLQVVYQRGKEEGVKEVLMERFDNKPRVSSNKLVLVQICQYFKDNSN